In the uncultured Methanobacterium sp. genome, one interval contains:
- a CDS encoding nitrogenase subunit alpha, producing the protein MPYKLFDVDKEIPERKKHTYVKHCSDPEECMPACNSKTVPGSMSERGCAFAGAKGVITGALKDVVHVVHSPVGCTYYAGGTKRYPTSPNMPDGSKFPIENFNLKYVCGTDIMESDVVFGGMKKLRQSIIDASQEFPEATAIYAYATCTTGLIGDDMDAVAKELTAELGKDVVAFNAPGFAGPSQSKGHHIANHTIFERMVGTQEPPSTTPYDIGLIGEYNIDGDLWILESYLKEMGIRILSRFSGDSTHDEICFMHRTKLNLVRCQRSATYIADLIKEKYEVPYINVDFFSTQYCAENLRTIGKYFGLEKEAEKVIADRMAKVGPELEFYKEKLQGKKVYIFSGGPKSWHLAIPLEKELGMEVTAVASQFEHEDGYVKMKKRVNEGTLIVDDPNSMELEEMITNDKPDLILAGIKEKYMAHKLGVPSLMIHSYENGPYIGFEGFLNLAKDMYSYIYNPVWKMLEFEGSPVETDESKIITESIETSPNKAEVGK; encoded by the coding sequence ATGCCTTATAAACTTTTCGACGTGGATAAAGAGATCCCTGAGCGAAAAAAGCACACCTACGTGAAACACTGTTCGGATCCAGAGGAATGTATGCCTGCATGTAACAGTAAAACCGTTCCAGGATCCATGAGTGAACGTGGATGTGCATTTGCAGGGGCCAAAGGAGTTATAACTGGAGCCTTAAAAGACGTTGTCCACGTGGTCCACTCACCTGTTGGGTGTACTTACTATGCCGGTGGAACCAAAAGATACCCCACCAGTCCCAACATGCCGGATGGAAGTAAATTTCCCATAGAAAACTTCAATCTCAAATACGTTTGCGGTACCGACATCATGGAATCAGACGTGGTTTTTGGAGGTATGAAAAAACTAAGGCAATCCATAATCGACGCTTCACAGGAATTTCCAGAAGCCACCGCAATTTACGCCTATGCTACCTGTACCACTGGATTAATAGGTGACGACATGGATGCTGTTGCCAAAGAACTGACAGCAGAGCTGGGTAAAGATGTGGTGGCATTTAACGCACCAGGATTTGCTGGGCCAAGCCAATCAAAAGGGCACCACATAGCAAATCACACCATTTTTGAGCGGATGGTGGGTACACAAGAACCCCCAAGTACTACTCCATACGACATAGGATTAATAGGAGAATACAATATAGACGGAGACCTCTGGATACTCGAATCATACCTTAAGGAAATGGGTATACGCATTCTAAGCAGATTCAGTGGTGACTCCACTCACGATGAAATATGTTTCATGCACCGAACCAAATTGAACCTGGTTAGATGCCAGAGATCTGCCACCTACATTGCAGACCTTATAAAAGAAAAATATGAAGTTCCCTACATCAATGTGGATTTCTTCAGTACCCAGTATTGTGCAGAGAACCTCAGAACCATAGGAAAATATTTCGGCCTGGAAAAAGAAGCCGAGAAAGTTATAGCCGATAGAATGGCAAAGGTAGGCCCTGAACTTGAGTTTTACAAGGAAAAACTTCAGGGTAAAAAGGTTTACATCTTCTCTGGAGGCCCTAAAAGCTGGCACCTTGCCATTCCCCTGGAAAAAGAACTGGGAATGGAAGTCACTGCAGTGGCTTCACAGTTCGAACACGAAGATGGATACGTGAAAATGAAAAAAAGGGTTAATGAAGGCACTTTAATAGTTGACGATCCTAACTCCATGGAACTGGAAGAAATGATCACCAATGACAAACCCGATCTAATACTGGCCGGTATTAAGGAAAAATACATGGCCCATAAACTGGGAGTACCCTCACTGATGATCCACTCCTATGAAAACGGCCCGTACATTGGATTTGAAGGTTTCCTGAACCTGGCCAAGGACATGTACTCCTACATCTACAACCCTGTCTGGAAAATGCTGGAGTTTGAAGGGAGTCCTGTAGAAACTGATGAATCAAAAATCATAACAGAATCAATTGAAACATCCCCCAATAAAGCAGAGGTGGGCAAATGA
- a CDS encoding XdhC/CoxI family protein, which produces MKDTIYEVIEGYMDEGKTGSIATIITRDGSSPRDVGAKMFIGEDGKIHDTIGGGGLEYKVQKQAMTTMGHKEPQLIKIKMDGEEVASDGMICGGNVEVFLEPALEKHRQLYQRLEHLEKNGKKGVLITSLRGEFMKTLIEMDMSITGDPLDASNDSALFQNNIRNITPQITSKTLVETIHPSPPLYIFGAGHVSQFITPLATNVGFQVTVIDDRHQFASRERFPDAHHVIVEDFQEVFNKLRFTGEEYVVIVTRGHQNDRDVLEESLKRETKYLGMIGSRRKVKMILEHMKECGYPPEKVNNVHSPIGLSIKAETPQEIAVSIVGELITVRRS; this is translated from the coding sequence ATGAAAGATACCATATACGAGGTTATTGAAGGATATATGGATGAAGGGAAAACCGGCTCCATAGCAACCATCATAACACGGGACGGATCATCTCCCCGTGATGTGGGTGCTAAAATGTTCATTGGAGAAGATGGGAAGATCCATGACACCATAGGTGGAGGGGGACTCGAATACAAGGTCCAAAAGCAGGCCATGACCACAATGGGCCATAAAGAACCCCAACTGATTAAGATTAAAATGGATGGAGAAGAAGTAGCCTCTGATGGTATGATCTGTGGTGGAAATGTGGAAGTATTCCTGGAACCTGCCCTTGAAAAACACCGCCAGCTTTACCAGCGCCTGGAACACTTGGAAAAAAATGGAAAAAAAGGTGTTCTCATTACCAGTTTAAGGGGAGAATTTATGAAAACCCTCATTGAAATGGATATGAGTATAACCGGCGACCCCCTGGATGCCAGTAATGATTCGGCTCTTTTTCAAAACAATATCCGTAACATAACACCACAAATAACAAGCAAAACATTAGTTGAAACCATCCATCCATCACCACCCCTATACATCTTTGGTGCAGGACATGTTTCCCAGTTCATAACACCCCTGGCCACCAATGTGGGGTTTCAGGTTACAGTTATTGATGACCGTCACCAATTCGCCAGCAGGGAAAGGTTCCCCGATGCCCACCATGTCATTGTAGAGGACTTTCAGGAAGTATTCAACAAGTTAAGATTCACTGGAGAAGAGTACGTGGTAATAGTCACCCGTGGACATCAAAATGACCGTGACGTATTAGAAGAATCCCTCAAAAGAGAAACCAAATATCTGGGAATGATCGGGAGCAGAAGAAAGGTAAAAATGATCCTGGAACACATGAAAGAATGCGGATACCCCCCAGAAAAGGTGAATAATGTGCATTCGCCAATAGGACTTTCAATTAAAGCCGAAACACCACAAGAAATAGCTGTGAGCATAGTAGGCGAACTCATAACAGTCAGAAGAAGTTGA
- the nifH gene encoding nitrogenase iron protein, with protein sequence MVRKIAIYGKGGIGKSTTTQNTASAMAHFHDKKVMIHGCDPKADSTRMILRGKMQRTMMDTLREDGEEACMDLDNVMSVGFEGIKCVESGGPEPGVGCAGRGVITAITIMEQKKVYEDDLDFVFFDVLGDVVCGGFAMPIRDGKAEEIYVVASGEMMALYAANNLCKGMVKYAEQSGVRLGGIICNSRNVDGEKELLEEFCERIGTQLIYFVPRDNIVQKAEFNKKTVVDFDETCNQAHEYQELARMIIENENFVIPDPMTMEEMEDLVVKYGMMD encoded by the coding sequence ATGGTAAGAAAAATAGCAATTTATGGAAAAGGTGGAATTGGAAAGTCAACAACTACTCAAAATACAGCATCAGCCATGGCACACTTTCACGATAAGAAAGTGATGATACACGGCTGTGACCCCAAAGCAGACAGTACAAGAATGATTCTCAGGGGAAAAATGCAAAGAACCATGATGGATACCCTCCGGGAAGATGGAGAAGAAGCCTGTATGGACCTGGACAACGTGATGTCAGTAGGTTTCGAAGGAATTAAATGTGTTGAATCAGGAGGACCCGAACCAGGTGTAGGATGTGCAGGTAGAGGAGTTATAACCGCCATAACCATCATGGAACAGAAAAAGGTCTACGAAGACGATCTGGACTTCGTTTTCTTCGATGTTCTTGGTGACGTTGTGTGCGGAGGATTCGCAATGCCCATCAGGGATGGGAAAGCAGAAGAGATCTACGTGGTTGCATCTGGTGAAATGATGGCACTGTATGCAGCCAACAACCTGTGTAAAGGTATGGTTAAATACGCAGAACAAAGCGGTGTCAGGCTGGGAGGAATTATCTGTAACAGTCGAAATGTGGATGGTGAAAAAGAACTCCTGGAAGAATTCTGTGAACGTATCGGAACCCAGCTCATATATTTCGTTCCCCGTGACAACATCGTGCAGAAAGCAGAGTTCAACAAGAAAACAGTGGTTGACTTCGATGAAACCTGTAACCAGGCCCATGAATACCAGGAACTGGCCCGTATGATTATAGAAAACGAAAACTTCGTCATCCCCGACCCCATGACTATGGAAGAAATGGAAGACTTGGTAGTTAAGTACGGTATGATGGATTAA
- a CDS encoding P-II family nitrogen regulator, whose product MKEILAIIRPKKISRTKEVLDALGFPAMTATAVFGRGKQKAIIGEVSFDIPNKDLHEEDGRMHYIPKRMISLVVPDEDTSLVVESIMKVNYTGQIGDGKIFVCPIDEAVRVRTKETGEEAIS is encoded by the coding sequence ATGAAAGAGATACTGGCAATTATCAGACCAAAGAAGATTTCACGTACCAAAGAAGTCTTAGATGCCCTGGGATTCCCAGCCATGACTGCTACTGCAGTCTTTGGACGGGGAAAACAGAAAGCCATCATTGGAGAGGTTTCATTCGATATTCCCAACAAGGACCTGCATGAAGAAGATGGGAGAATGCATTACATTCCAAAAAGAATGATTTCACTAGTTGTCCCTGATGAAGACACTTCCCTGGTCGTGGAATCAATAATGAAAGTAAACTATACCGGGCAAATTGGAGATGGTAAAATATTTGTTTGCCCCATAGATGAAGCAGTACGGGTGAGGACAAAAGAAACAGGAGAAGAAGCAATTAGCTAA
- a CDS encoding class I SAM-dependent methyltransferase has product MNKITTNNTNYSKDLKIDWNELWKEAVNKLPKKSNSKSWDKIAPQFDQWMKKDDYPQELLSKIQVESGYTVLDIGCGNGVITIPLAQKASSVTAMDISMNMIELLQDNAANHNLSNIKFINEGIEDVEAGEIGCHDVVVASRSLNGIADIKPELEKINKIAQKYVYITLWGVDNREFESKMAELLGRESYHHPDYTIVYNLLHEMGIQANVEFLKSNTRNYYSNIDEALDRIKWRIGDLNEEEESLIKEHLQTTLTKNPDGSLSYSRNNSKWVLIWWEKSKIQ; this is encoded by the coding sequence GTGAACAAGATAACTACCAACAACACCAATTACAGTAAGGACCTTAAGATTGATTGGAACGAGTTATGGAAGGAAGCAGTTAACAAGCTTCCAAAAAAGAGTAATTCTAAATCATGGGATAAAATAGCCCCTCAGTTTGACCAGTGGATGAAGAAAGATGATTATCCACAGGAACTGCTTAGTAAGATTCAAGTAGAATCTGGGTACACGGTCCTGGATATCGGTTGTGGTAACGGTGTGATCACCATCCCCCTGGCACAGAAGGCCAGTTCAGTTACAGCCATGGATATTTCCATGAATATGATTGAATTACTGCAAGATAACGCAGCTAATCACAATTTATCCAACATCAAATTTATCAATGAAGGGATAGAGGATGTTGAAGCGGGTGAAATTGGTTGTCATGATGTGGTGGTGGCATCCCGATCCTTAAACGGAATAGCGGACATAAAACCTGAACTGGAGAAAATAAACAAAATCGCTCAAAAATATGTTTACATCACCCTCTGGGGAGTGGATAACCGTGAATTCGAAAGCAAAATGGCTGAACTTCTGGGAAGGGAAAGTTATCACCATCCAGATTATACCATTGTTTACAATCTCCTCCATGAAATGGGAATCCAGGCTAATGTGGAGTTTTTAAAATCAAATACCCGTAATTACTATTCCAATATTGATGAAGCTTTAGATAGGATTAAATGGAGAATTGGAGACTTAAATGAAGAGGAAGAATCTCTTATAAAAGAACATCTACAAACCACCTTGACCAAAAATCCAGATGGAAGTTTATCCTATTCCAGGAATAACTCAAAATGGGTCCTTATATGGTGGGAAAAATCCAAAATACAATAA
- a CDS encoding FmdE family protein gives MSNYETLIERAQSLHGEICPGVIMGTRMSMVAMEKLGMDPLEPNDDLMVSVEVDRCVPDAIQAITGCTVGRRTLKCLDYGKFVTTFIDVKTGKTIRISARDDKLKDVPGLWTWFENIAELAREKNMAKIMEEKKSAIGKLSGMSDDDLLLIEEFDGEVPLIPGLPKDIVVCSICGEHVMDGKQLQDNGEIICRSCENRSHE, from the coding sequence ATGAGTAACTATGAAACTTTAATAGAAAGAGCACAATCTCTTCATGGTGAGATATGTCCGGGTGTTATTATGGGAACCCGGATGAGTATGGTAGCAATGGAAAAATTAGGGATGGATCCATTAGAACCCAATGATGATCTTATGGTTTCAGTTGAGGTTGATCGATGCGTGCCTGATGCCATTCAAGCTATAACTGGATGTACTGTAGGGCGCAGAACCCTTAAATGTTTAGATTATGGTAAGTTTGTAACGACATTCATTGATGTTAAAACTGGTAAAACTATCCGAATTTCTGCTAGGGATGATAAATTAAAGGATGTTCCAGGGTTATGGACATGGTTTGAAAATATTGCAGAACTTGCTAGGGAAAAGAACATGGCTAAAATAATGGAAGAAAAAAAATCAGCCATTGGAAAGTTATCTGGGATGTCTGATGATGATCTGTTACTAATTGAAGAATTTGATGGGGAAGTACCATTAATTCCAGGTCTTCCCAAGGATATAGTGGTTTGTTCCATCTGCGGGGAACATGTAATGGATGGCAAACAACTGCAGGATAATGGTGAAATTATTTGCAGATCGTGTGAAAACAGATCGCATGAATAA
- a CDS encoding 4Fe-4S dicluster domain-containing protein, whose product MICIQLDYKNCEGSTCGKCAYVCPNNVFKIENKSIDITSPSYCKLCKECMEVCPHAAINIKTKKSTICGY is encoded by the coding sequence ATGATCTGCATTCAATTAGATTACAAAAATTGTGAAGGCTCAACATGTGGAAAATGTGCCTATGTATGCCCAAATAACGTGTTCAAAATTGAAAACAAATCCATTGATATCACTTCTCCCAGCTACTGTAAGCTGTGCAAAGAATGTATGGAAGTCTGCCCCCATGCTGCCATTAACATCAAAACTAAAAAAAGCACAATATGCGGGTATTAA
- a CDS encoding FmdE family protein produces the protein MDEVIAKIDDQEMLSLIEKVIPFHGYLSTGAFIGLQMLQIASKELDIKENERIFVTCETLNCLPDPFQILRGCTVGNKGLKILDYDKMAVTINKGAEPGQQIKGIRIYLDAAKTIKYPVFHAWYMNERKVPHEEAISDLIKAGDDVYTWEFVEVPVPVKGKKDVRLCAVCGESFISKDGSDTCKGCSQ, from the coding sequence ATGGATGAAGTTATAGCAAAAATAGATGATCAGGAAATGTTATCCCTGATAGAAAAAGTCATTCCATTCCATGGTTATTTAAGCACTGGAGCATTCATCGGGCTTCAAATGTTGCAAATTGCAAGCAAAGAGCTGGATATAAAAGAAAATGAGCGGATCTTCGTGACCTGCGAAACCCTTAACTGCCTGCCTGATCCATTCCAGATACTCCGTGGATGCACCGTGGGAAACAAAGGCCTGAAGATTTTAGATTACGATAAAATGGCAGTGACCATAAATAAAGGAGCAGAACCCGGCCAACAGATCAAAGGAATTAGGATATACCTTGATGCTGCAAAAACCATTAAATATCCAGTATTCCACGCATGGTACATGAATGAAAGGAAAGTGCCCCATGAAGAGGCTATTTCAGATCTTATAAAAGCAGGAGATGATGTTTACACCTGGGAATTCGTGGAGGTACCCGTTCCAGTCAAAGGCAAAAAAGATGTGCGATTGTGTGCGGTTTGCGGTGAATCATTCATCAGTAAAGATGGATCTGATACTTGTAAAGGGTGTTCACAATAG
- a CDS encoding ribbon-helix-helix protein, CopG family: MDKQITMKIPEEMYRDLREIATKKGDIPLGKLIRRALDDYIRKNKMKGVL, encoded by the coding sequence ATGGACAAGCAAATAACCATGAAAATACCTGAGGAAATGTATCGGGATCTAAGGGAAATTGCCACTAAAAAGGGAGATATACCCCTGGGAAAGCTGATAAGAAGGGCTTTAGATGATTACATTCGAAAGAATAAAATGAAAGGAGTTTTATAA
- a CDS encoding radical SAM protein, with product MANPETGFTLRWGDDFSQNPYMAPWPELADISISNYCTNGCSYCYRSSDEKGRFMSLNDYTNVLKELAHDEYGSIFQVALGGGEPLLHPDFNEIIRTTQEDYGIIPNYTTCGKFFTPENLEVSRKYCGAVAISWDPYRNNLTPDNNLTLDELSKLGKLLEDNQIKANIHYVISESTLEDATRMLSGEHDKYLESFNAMIFLTYKPTGRAPAEDIIQSPDLLQSFLNLVDKPVTHLKIGFDACFVPVLLKTTHTDNDLIDSCECGFFSVYIDENMKVSPCSFCNNDQYSYSLKDSSFKDIWQESFSNYRHYIDNKCKLKCVRCEKSNDCRGQCPFFDELFLCDMLGK from the coding sequence GTGGCTAATCCCGAAACCGGTTTTACTTTACGCTGGGGAGATGATTTCTCTCAAAATCCTTACATGGCTCCATGGCCAGAACTGGCAGACATATCCATATCCAATTACTGTACCAATGGTTGCAGTTACTGTTACCGGTCCAGTGATGAGAAAGGTAGATTTATGTCCCTGAACGATTACACAAATGTGCTTAAGGAACTCGCCCATGATGAGTACGGGAGTATATTCCAGGTAGCCCTTGGCGGTGGAGAACCACTCCTTCACCCGGATTTTAATGAAATAATAAGAACCACACAGGAAGATTATGGAATAATTCCAAATTACACCACTTGTGGTAAGTTTTTTACCCCTGAAAATCTGGAAGTAAGCAGGAAATACTGTGGTGCAGTGGCTATATCCTGGGATCCATACCGCAACAATTTAACTCCGGACAACAATTTAACTCTGGATGAGCTTTCAAAGTTGGGAAAACTCTTGGAAGACAATCAAATCAAAGCCAACATTCACTACGTGATTTCAGAAAGCACCCTGGAAGATGCCACCAGGATGCTAAGTGGTGAACACGACAAATATCTGGAATCATTCAATGCAATGATCTTTTTAACTTACAAACCAACTGGCAGGGCGCCAGCAGAGGACATCATCCAGTCGCCTGATCTTTTACAATCTTTCCTTAACCTGGTGGATAAACCAGTTACGCATTTAAAAATTGGATTTGACGCATGTTTCGTTCCAGTCCTACTTAAAACAACTCATACTGATAATGACCTGATAGATAGCTGCGAATGTGGTTTTTTTTCAGTTTACATAGACGAGAACATGAAGGTATCTCCCTGCTCATTCTGTAACAATGACCAGTACAGTTACAGTTTAAAAGATTCCAGTTTTAAGGATATTTGGCAGGAATCTTTTTCAAATTACAGGCATTACATTGATAATAAATGTAAGTTAAAATGCGTCAGGTGCGAAAAAAGTAATGATTGCAGAGGTCAGTGCCCATTTTTTGATGAACTGTTTTTATGTGATATGCTGGGTAAATGA
- a CDS encoding NifB/NifX family molybdenum-iron cluster-binding protein: MKIAVASSDGKTVDQHFGQACHFLIFQIGKEGLEFIEIREKSKKPVYDHEYRWKRGLDILKDCKVIFCRRIGEEPRKELNELGIEVVESKKETIPLAVTQYLTSMINGIGLNVKTKH; encoded by the coding sequence ATGAAGATCGCAGTTGCCTCTAGCGATGGCAAAACTGTAGACCAGCACTTTGGACAGGCATGCCACTTCCTTATCTTCCAAATAGGAAAAGAAGGATTAGAATTCATTGAAATAAGAGAAAAAAGCAAAAAACCAGTTTATGATCATGAATACAGATGGAAAAGAGGATTAGACATTCTAAAAGATTGTAAAGTAATTTTTTGCAGGAGAATAGGCGAAGAACCTCGTAAAGAACTGAATGAGTTAGGAATTGAAGTGGTTGAATCAAAAAAAGAAACCATACCACTGGCTGTGACCCAGTACCTGACCTCAATGATCAATGGAATAGGATTAAACGTGAAAACAAAACATTAG
- a CDS encoding P-II family nitrogen regulator, whose product MKMIRAIVRPDKAETVVNALSDAGYVALTKMDVIGRGKQKGIQLDNIYYDELPKVMLMLVTPSEETSKVVDIINEKGFTGNYGDGKIFISPVEEVYTVRTRSKGL is encoded by the coding sequence ATGAAAATGATAAGAGCGATTGTTCGCCCAGATAAAGCAGAGACTGTAGTGAACGCATTATCAGATGCAGGATATGTCGCTTTAACTAAAATGGATGTTATTGGGCGTGGAAAGCAGAAAGGTATTCAACTGGATAACATTTACTACGACGAATTACCCAAGGTCATGCTCATGCTGGTGACCCCCTCTGAAGAAACCAGCAAAGTTGTGGACATCATAAACGAAAAAGGATTCACCGGGAACTATGGAGACGGAAAAATCTTCATCAGCCCTGTTGAAGAAGTTTACACAGTCAGGACTCGAAGTAAAGGATTATGA